The Methylacidimicrobium sp. B4 genome contains a region encoding:
- a CDS encoding WcaI family glycosyltransferase: MRILFLGINYWPEETGIAVFNTGRCEYLASRGHHVTMVTGLPYYPQWQVAAEYRGKGFVSEERNGVRILRCPLYVPERVDAKKRILHEASFVASATVRALGSRKPDLLYVVSPPLALGMAARFLSGMWRVPYLFHVADLQPDAARDLGMLRPGPFLSLLYGLEKAAYAGAGRVATLTQGMERKILDKGFLREKVVLLPDWANPSLFSIPLEIEKKGICEERAWTDRFLVVHSGNMGIKQGLEVVLEAARATAGNPEILYLLVGDGAARPGLEERARAMGLRNLVFLPLLPREEFHRLLAASDLCLVTQKREVGDIVFPSKVMTLLAAGRPLVVSVGPGSEVARVAEESGAGVSVPPEDGKALAEAVVALWRDPERRRRMGIAGRNHAEARWSREAALSAMERAIEELGSRKGAP, from the coding sequence ATGCGGATTCTTTTCCTGGGCATCAACTACTGGCCGGAGGAGACCGGGATTGCAGTCTTCAACACCGGCCGCTGCGAGTACCTGGCGAGCCGGGGCCACCATGTGACGATGGTCACGGGGCTCCCCTACTACCCCCAGTGGCAGGTGGCCGCGGAGTATCGGGGAAAGGGGTTCGTCTCCGAGGAGCGGAACGGGGTTCGGATCCTCCGCTGCCCCCTCTATGTGCCCGAGCGGGTCGATGCCAAGAAGCGGATCCTCCACGAGGCGAGCTTCGTCGCCTCGGCGACCGTGCGGGCCTTGGGCTCCCGGAAGCCAGATCTCCTCTACGTTGTCTCCCCCCCGCTGGCGCTAGGCATGGCGGCGCGCTTTCTGTCCGGAATGTGGCGGGTGCCCTATCTCTTCCACGTGGCCGATCTCCAGCCCGACGCCGCCCGCGATCTGGGGATGCTTCGGCCGGGACCGTTTCTTTCCCTGCTCTATGGCCTCGAAAAGGCGGCCTACGCGGGTGCGGGAAGGGTGGCGACGCTAACCCAGGGGATGGAGCGGAAGATCCTCGATAAGGGATTCTTGCGCGAGAAGGTGGTTCTCCTTCCCGACTGGGCCAACCCGAGCCTCTTCTCGATCCCGCTGGAGATCGAGAAGAAGGGGATCTGCGAGGAGCGGGCATGGACCGACCGATTCCTGGTCGTCCACTCGGGCAACATGGGGATCAAGCAGGGCCTGGAGGTCGTCTTGGAGGCCGCCCGGGCGACTGCGGGGAATCCCGAGATCCTCTACCTGCTCGTTGGCGATGGGGCGGCCCGGCCGGGGCTCGAGGAGCGAGCCCGGGCGATGGGCTTGAGGAACCTGGTCTTCCTGCCGCTCCTCCCCCGGGAGGAGTTCCATCGGCTGCTGGCGGCAAGCGATCTCTGCCTGGTCACCCAGAAACGGGAGGTCGGGGACATCGTCTTCCCCTCGAAGGTGATGACCCTTTTGGCCGCCGGTCGGCCGCTGGTCGTCTCCGTCGGGCCGGGGAGCGAGGTCGCGCGGGTCGCGGAGGAGTCGGGAGCCGGGGTGAGCGTTCCGCCCGAGGACGGGAAGGCGCTGGCGGAGGCGGTGGTTGCGCTCTGGCGCGATCCCGAGCGA
- a CDS encoding IS607 family transposase, protein MSLSRKMVSIGEAAEFLGVAAQTLRRWEREGRLMPHERTPGGRRRYDLARLRPEGFRGPEAPRPTIAYARVSSHDPKEDLERQKQVLERYCARQRWTFEVISDLGSGMNYHKKGLKKLLDAVLDGKVGRLVITHKDRLLRFGAELVFAICEAKGVEVVILCQGEDTTFEEDLAKDVLEIITVFSARLYGARSRKSQKLLEGVRAAVEAAQC, encoded by the coding sequence ATGAGTTTGTCGCGCAAGATGGTCAGCATTGGCGAGGCTGCGGAGTTTCTGGGCGTCGCGGCGCAGACGCTGCGGCGATGGGAGCGCGAGGGAAGGCTCATGCCGCACGAACGGACGCCTGGAGGGCGACGGCGCTACGACCTGGCGCGGCTGCGGCCTGAGGGGTTCCGTGGGCCCGAGGCGCCGCGTCCAACCATCGCCTACGCCCGCGTATCCAGCCACGACCCGAAGGAGGACCTGGAGAGGCAGAAGCAGGTTCTGGAACGCTACTGCGCCCGGCAACGATGGACGTTCGAGGTCATCTCGGACCTGGGTTCGGGCATGAACTATCACAAGAAGGGACTGAAGAAGCTGCTCGATGCCGTCCTCGACGGAAAAGTCGGCAGATTGGTTATCACCCACAAGGACCGGCTGCTGCGCTTTGGGGCGGAGCTTGTGTTTGCCATCTGCGAGGCCAAGGGCGTCGAGGTCGTGATCCTCTGCCAAGGCGAAGACACGACCTTCGAGGAAGACTTGGCGAAAGACGTGCTCGAGATCATCACGGTCTTCAGCGCCAGGCTGTACGGAGCTCGCTCGCGCAAGAGCCAGAAGCTGCTCGAAGGTGTCAGGGCCGCCGTGGAGGCGGCGCAATGCTGA
- a CDS encoding transposase: protein MILTGTALTLRAFPDLFPDEDAARAWFERARWPDGPMCPVCGCVNHASWLRTIRRWECTACHRQFSVTAGTPMHRTHLPMLTWGGVGRTLPYRFLTGTA, encoded by the coding sequence TTGATCCTGACCGGCACCGCCCTCACGCTCCGCGCCTTCCCCGATCTCTTCCCGGACGAGGACGCCGCGCGGGCGTGGTTTGAGCGCGCCCGCTGGCCGGACGGCCCGATGTGCCCGGTGTGCGGATGCGTCAACCACGCTTCCTGGCTGCGGACGATCCGCCGCTGGGAATGCACCGCCTGCCACCGACAGTTCTCGGTCACCGCTGGCACGCCGATGCACCGCACCCACCTGCCGATGCTCACCTGGGGCGGCGTTGGGCGCACGCTGCCTTACCGCTTTCTCACGGGAACCGCCTGA
- a CDS encoding zinc ribbon domain-containing protein, with the protein MARTKPEHPPVHRTDLLPSNLTASKEAAVRALLRAYRRGAVLLGREEWRLFFETGRLEKNHDVDKVTFAAVIGAANRVQMARWQVVGQLQGWIGNRANEFRDLVNHSTLAPATKQMLHAINGMGAWFWRGEVARRETGEVIPVSVRRLARAMMRHCMARHRRPDLSRISMRLDHRAGSIARPIQATQRGRVGWWVSLSTLEKGRKIAIPLLTYDYHAKRPGRVTNGIQVNEREGRLSFGVVTDMGELCAKSRAAYEGHGALALDFGLSTLLATSDGRLLGQGWLKRLKRYDALLAVIAASQHRAGRRPRESQRYRALVEDVRGFLRTEVGRVLNRLVEQGKPKELVLERLDFRYSDLSRRLNAILRNCGRSIVQEKLRDLEERFGIPSAEVNAAYTSQACSSCGYVDQRNRRDQKTFVCLWCGHHMHADLNAAANIEARRARPNGWLFQGKAAVLAELVREFGERPVRALGLGRTGSRGAPADPRSTNPYFGGVPSTVVRSSERREASMKSPDPPALVAA; encoded by the coding sequence ATGGCCCGCACGAAGCCCGAGCATCCGCCCGTCCATCGCACCGACCTGCTGCCGTCGAACCTGACGGCCAGCAAAGAGGCGGCCGTGCGCGCGCTGCTCAGAGCCTACCGCCGGGGTGCGGTGCTACTGGGCCGGGAAGAGTGGCGGCTCTTCTTTGAGACGGGCCGCTTGGAGAAGAACCACGACGTGGACAAGGTCACCTTCGCCGCCGTCATCGGCGCGGCCAACCGCGTCCAGATGGCCCGCTGGCAGGTCGTCGGGCAGCTCCAGGGCTGGATCGGCAACCGGGCCAACGAGTTTCGAGACCTGGTCAACCACAGCACGCTGGCACCCGCCACCAAGCAGATGCTCCACGCCATCAACGGCATGGGCGCGTGGTTCTGGCGCGGCGAGGTGGCGAGGAGAGAGACGGGCGAGGTGATTCCGGTCTCCGTGCGACGGCTGGCGCGCGCCATGATGCGCCACTGCATGGCGCGGCATCGCCGCCCGGACCTCTCGCGCATCTCCATGCGCCTCGACCACCGCGCGGGGAGCATCGCCCGCCCCATCCAGGCGACGCAGCGCGGCAGGGTCGGCTGGTGGGTGAGCCTCTCCACGCTCGAGAAGGGGCGCAAGATCGCCATCCCGCTGCTCACCTACGACTACCATGCCAAGCGCCCTGGCCGCGTGACCAACGGCATCCAGGTGAACGAGCGCGAGGGTCGCCTGAGCTTCGGCGTGGTGACCGACATGGGCGAGCTCTGCGCCAAAAGCCGCGCCGCCTACGAAGGCCACGGCGCGCTGGCGCTTGATTTTGGGCTGTCCACGCTCTTGGCCACATCCGATGGCCGGTTGCTCGGCCAGGGATGGCTCAAGCGGCTCAAGCGGTACGACGCGCTGCTTGCCGTGATCGCGGCCAGCCAGCACCGTGCCGGACGCAGGCCGCGGGAGAGCCAGCGGTATCGGGCGCTGGTGGAGGATGTGCGCGGCTTCCTTCGCACCGAGGTTGGCCGCGTGCTCAACCGCCTTGTCGAGCAGGGCAAGCCCAAGGAGTTGGTGCTGGAGCGGCTCGACTTCCGCTACTCCGACCTCTCAAGGCGGCTCAACGCGATCCTGCGCAACTGCGGACGCTCGATCGTCCAGGAGAAGTTGCGCGACCTGGAGGAGCGCTTCGGAATCCCCTCCGCCGAGGTCAACGCCGCATACACCTCTCAGGCATGTTCCAGTTGCGGCTATGTGGACCAGCGGAACCGCCGCGACCAGAAGACCTTCGTCTGCCTTTGGTGCGGTCACCACATGCACGCCGACCTCAATGCGGCGGCCAACATCGAAGCGCGCCGTGCGCGCCCCAATGGTTGGCTCTTCCAGGGGAAGGCTGCGGTCCTTGCTGAGCTCGTGCGCGAGTTCGGGGAGCGACCTGTCCGGGCGCTGGGCCTGGGCAGAACCGGGAGCCGGGGTGCCCCCGCCGACCCACGATCCACCAATCCCTACTTCGGTGGAGTGCCGTCGACCGTGGTGAGGTCATCCGAACGCCGCGAGGCGTCCATGAAATCGCCCGATCCTCCAGCCCTTGTGGCTGCCTGA